The genomic window AAAACATTTTAGTTTAAGAGTAGAAGCATCGTTTTCGAATCAAACATTGTcggtttaaataaaaatcaagccTGAAACcatagttttaaaaaccggaccggaccggccggtctgACCGGTCGGACCGGGAACCGGTGGAGTAGCCGGCTCGGTTAGCATGCAGAACCGGTTCTGCTTTGAAACCGTCGAAAACCGCTGTGACCCGGCCGGGTTGATGGTTGAACCGGGAACCGGGTTAACCCGCACTCGTGAACCGAACCGGTTTGAAGAGGAAatcaattatttcaaaaaaattctaaatatgtTGCATATGGGAGTTGAACTCAGGTCACTTGGATACAACAACATCACTACTACCACTAGGCCACTCACATTTATGTGTTATTCTAAATaactgaaatatatttaatactaGTATATTAGTTATAAAACACCATGACATGTATTAATAAatacattgatatttttttccttattatttttaatttaatatatattcactgtttattttaatataatatattgaattatgcattattttttttggacttataaattatgttgttctacttaaaaattatgatataataatacttttattgactaaattataatattatacgGTTAGATAtgtgaatcaaaatataaataatgatgaaatgaaaagcttttaagttttttcttttaaatatatgaaattttattgaaaaaagtttgaagaaattttttttttattaaattttattgttatgaaattcaagttaatatatttaaattttttatataagccgGGTCAATAGTCATGCGGTCTGACCAGTGACCCACTGGTCTGACCagtgaaccagtgacccagtgccATGACCGGGTCGATCACTGGTCcgggttttaaaacattgcCTGAAACAGAGGTAATGGAAACCAATATTACCTTATCAAAGGCAAAGCATTCTTCAGATTCATTATTTTCACTCTTCCAACACTACAATACAATGttgattttagaaaataaaaaatggtaggttctaaattctaatcaatGTAGTCTCACTCCAAGGTGAAAAATAATAACTTGCAAGCGCAAGTGATCATAGAAAAGACAAAAGCTATACGTTCAAAATATAGTAGAAGTAGATCAAACAttgtaaacaaacaaaaaccaaagtATTGTGATTTAAAAagatttagataaaaaaaaacaaaagaggtAGAGAGGATGATATGAAAATAGATGAACTTTGAATATATCAAGAGTATTGCACAACATAATATGCAAAACAACTTGAGTTAGTGAGTAGTGCAGATTTTGGGTTCTCAATTTGAGAACAAAGCCATAGACAACAAAGTGAAAATTcactgaaaaaaaatattggcattacaaaaattataagAGAGATGCATTGCAACCCCGCCACAGTGTTATGAAACTTGTGATTGATAAACGAAACCACTTTTctggaaaaaaatgaaaacaaagtaaAGTTAGAAGATTGAAATGCAATAgaaattatgtcaattttccacactaaaaaatggaaaaaataaaaataaaaatataatgggaATTAGATGATTTTCCCCGTAACATGTAGTATCTCAGATCACCTCCTTCAAATCTCAAGTCAACCTCTTTCGATCCCTCTCTTCCTCTCAAAATTCCTTCAAATTCAAGTCTCGTCTTTCTAAATTTTCAGCAACCGAACTTTcaagaaaataagaagaaaatagCAGTTGGAGAATCGGAGAAATAAAGGGAAGGAAACCGCTGCCAAGAGGTTACTATGTTACGCGAGATGTTGTTTTGATTGGAGGGGTATATGAaagtatttgaattttgataaaagGGTAAAGTTGGAAAATAGAGCAGCATCACCTGGGTAGTATACGGGGacagacaaaaataaaacccaAAACACAGGGAAACTACAACTATGAACATCATAGTTACTATACGCACATAAATACCTGGGAGAGTTATGGAGGATTGAAGTAAAAAtgtttagactttttttttagcaccaagaaaatgaaaaggattatatcattatttgttaaGTTGCCCTCTAGAAAGCCTCAGTCCACAACTCCACATCAATCACATAACAGAAACAAAAGACATTTTTATGAGTTGATCAAGAacgaaattaatatttttatcaatgcCTAAAAGGATCAGATAAGAGTTTAAAAAATGAGATAGATTTTTAATTGATACCTTGACTTGCTTTTGAATGACTTCTTTGCCTTCTTTCCTGTTCCAGAACCTCTCTTTGCATTTCTTCTATCCTTGAAGAGGAAGGCTTTCGCGAAGGATTAGATATATTAGATTTCTTTTGAGGCTTCTTCAAAATCTTGCCAGAGTCTAGTGCCCTCTTTGTGGTGGCTTTTCCTGCTTTTGCACGTCGGTAAGCAAGATCAGCATGTGTCAATCCAGCCTTTTCATTCTTATCTGTCCCCTCACCCTGCAATTTTATGCATTTCAATTTAAGTGGAACAGAAAGTGGGGAATAACAAATACATTCCAACCTTAACCATCCAACATCTCTCTAGTTCCAACTTTCTGCGCTTCTTTCTAGGCAAATTTTTCATACCTCTCGTTCCCGCTTCCTCTTTTCCTTCAATTTTAGGTCTTCAGCTTGCTGGGCACAAACCACCTTATGAGAAGAACAGTCTTCCCCTTATTCCAAGGATGCCTGTTAACATTCATTTCATTTCTTGAGAACAAAGCCATCGAcaacaaactaaaaaattactgaaaaaaaatattggcattacaaaaattataagAGAGATGCATTGCAACCCTGCCACAGACCACAATGTTATGAAACTTGTGATTGATAAATGAAACCACTTTTctggaaaaaatgaaaacaaagtaaAGTTATAAGATTGAAATGCAATAGAAATTATGTCAACTTTCCACACTgaatatggaaaaaaaaaaatgggaatGAGATGATTCTCAACGTAAAATATAGTATCTCAGATGACCTCTTTCAAATCTCAATGAACGTATCTCAGATGACCTTTTGTGACATTTCCAGATTGACGCGAGAGCTCGATGAACGTATTAAATACATTCATCTGCAACATATCCATGTAAGATAAACAATCTTGGATCATaaaagacaacaaaaaaaaggcTAACCTACCTTGACATTTTCTTCTATCTCTTTAAATCTGTCAATCAGTTTTGGACAAGCCTGTAATGCAGAAAATTGAAGGTTAGGCAGTCATGTAACTGAAGATTATAACAGGGAGTGAACAGCATTATCCACAAACAATTATACAGTTTCTTTGggataaaagaaattttattgGAAGAACATATGGATAccaaaacttctaaaaaaaactataaatctAGGAAACCAAATGTTTACTCATTACCCGGGTATAAAATGATGGAAGAACATAaatatctcaaaaaaataaagagaatagTTTATTTACAGATTACCAATAAGTGAAAGCAAGGTTACCTCATCATACAGCTTTGAAAGCAACTCACGACGAGAAACAATCAATGCAGCTAAGCATTTAGCCGCTGCTCTGTGAACTTTCCAGCTGGCATCATCATCTGTATATTCATTTGCACTCCCGCTGGAAAATAATATTGCATATATGACATTATTAACAAGAAGAATATTGTGCAAATATGAATACCATACAGACAATTAAGGGAACCACATAGCCACATACTCATCCGCCTCCTCTTCATGACCTTCATCATCAGTATCCTCCTCCATGTTGTCAGTAAAGTTTGGGTTATAAACTCAGATATGCTAGTGCCAAATGAAGAATTTCGTCACAATAAACAGAAATGTCCCTTGTACACCTTAGAAGAAAACTCTCCAGAGCCTACAGAATTTTTTTGGCATTATTGAATACATAACTaatagtttataatatatacaaaCATTTCACAGTACAAAGTTATGGGTAATAAACAAATATGGCACCTGCAAACTGTCTTCACGAAGCTCTTCATCATTTTCTGAAGCAGTAGTACAATAGTTGATTAGAGGACTGGAACTGTGTCTCCAAGATGGGGCCAAAATCAGTAGCCAACTGCTCGACTGAAACACCGATTAGCTCAATTATGTTACTCCACATGCTAATATAGTAATAaagaaacaattaaaaaaaaaaatagaacgcAATTAAAAAACCCCAAACAGACAGATTATCTCAAAATCCAGAAAAACAGAGGTTAGAGTAGGTTTAGTCCTAACATTAAACTAAGGAAATCAAAATGTGAACAAACCTACAAAACGGTGATGTtttgaacaaaaacattttccACTATAGAACAGCTACTATGCACCAAGTAAAAGATCAAACGCTACACCAAGTTTATATGATATTAAGAGAGTTAACAGTATGAAAAACATATAGATTAGCAgctcaaaaatataaatgatagaATTGGTAAAacattcaaaatcaaatattaaaaaaactagCATTTCAATagtaaaaaatcttttaaaaaaataaacattttcaaacaaaatgataagttaatttatctaaaaaaacaaGAGTCGCCAAATATCAGTTCAAAGCCGCTTTGTAGAAAATATGAAGGAAATTATAAAAATCTCCTATGAACAAagtaagacaaaaaaaataattaggaaCAATAGCTGAAAGAAATGGTCTGACAGTGTTTTGGTTAACTTCTTGAACTAATTCTAAAGCACCCAGCGGCCAATAGTGGCAGAGTTGTTGATTCACTGTAGTTGCAAATCCACAACTGAAAGTATAAGCAATAGATTTGCCTCTAATATGTTCAATATTTATCAATGACCGAAACAACCAAAAGACCCTAAAACTAGCATATTTAAATAATCGTAAAcctattgattaaaaaatatatttgaagaattcaaaatcCATAACACTAAGATTATGCATTAGTAAGTGCATTAGTCAGGGATGCTTTAGAGGTAGGTTATGAATTGTGATCCTTTGAAAAGATGAAAGAATAAGAGCAAATATTATTTAagcatattttaaaattcgtgAGTACAAAATCAGATCACCAGATTTAAGTCAATTCATCTGATTTAAGTTAGTTCATCTGATTTAATAGATATGGTACAAATGTTATTTAAGCATAATTTAGAATTTGTGAGTGCAAAATTGCTTATTGAATTTATTTGGTTGCAATGAAAATCTCACAGTCAACAGAGTCAAATTTAAACTTTAATTTGTAGTTGAGGAATTAATTTATCCCTTCATAAAAACTGTCATAGTcggtatttttttgtgtgaggATAAATTCAGCCGCAATGTACTGTGTTCCAGAAAGCAACAATATATTTATGGTCAAGCTGCTACATCAAACAAAGAAACGATAAAAAAACAACAGAAAATTAGAACAAGAATAGTCCATATCAATTGTTACATAGTCTCATTCTTGCTTACCATATGGTTAAAGCCACTACAAAAGTCTTGGCATTATGTAGATTTCCAGCAAAATAAACGGATTGGAATTTTGAAAAAGCAATTCAAGTTAGAAGaaagtaagaacaataaaagtAATAGAGAAGAGGAAACCTATTTGGCAGCAGAGAGAGGTACTTTCTCTTCCATTTTCGCTTAGGCCAACCATCGAACTTCCTTGGATTTTTGAGTTGTTGCGGTTACACTCTATTGCACCATTTGGCCCCTTCATTTATGCATTTCACTTTCTAAATCACAGTTTgaattcaaaacatcaaaattataaGACTTATTCATCCTTTCACGTCGAACATTTGCCAAAAGAAAAATGCAGCCACAATGGCTTCTATTTACAATCTTCTTTCCTTCAATTTTGACATAAATAGACATTTTAAAGTTTTCAAAAAGTGATCAATAGAAattgtaaaactttttaaacttCATAAAATTCACCAAAAGGGGGAACAATCATAAGAGAGAGAAAACAGTGATCAATAGAAATCATAATGAATTTAGGATGTGAAAATAGGAAATATAAAAATGAGTTCAGAGAGATAGCGAAAGAAGAGGAAACAACAGAAGTTTACCAAGTGCCGCAAACCTAGATAGGCTTTTTCAAgatgtatatatttcaaaacAGTTAAAAGGATCGGCCAAAAACTAATTCACAATTTAAATGAGCAAGAGAATCCCCAATCCCAGTAACACCCCCAAAAGGGAAAACTCAATAGTTGCTGTTGCAAAGCCGCCGTAACTATGGCCTCTTTGGGCTGCCTTCAATGGGTGTAAGGTGTGTTGATCCCACATTGGATGGTTCTCATTTCATAAACTGATTTTGTCAAATTGAATTACATCACAAGTCCAAATTATAAGATGATATTAGAGTATATATCCTAAATCCATTGTTGGAACAACAGCACTCGGCATGCTGCAGGCCT from Trifolium pratense cultivar HEN17-A07 linkage group LG1, ARS_RC_1.1, whole genome shotgun sequence includes these protein-coding regions:
- the LOC123904952 gene encoding cullin-associated NEDD8-dissociated protein 1-like, which produces MEEDTDDEGHEEEADDGSANEYTDDDASWKVHRAAAKCLAALIVSRRELLSKLYDEACPKLIDRFKEIEENVKMNVFNTFIELSRQSGNVTKGHLRYVH